The region TTCACAACAAAAATATCCCCGACAGCCACCTTCCCAACCCAAAAGCTTTCGATAAAGAGACGTACTTGCTTCTGGAGTTTCCCGAGGACGATTCTCTGAGCATCTTGTGGAGTAAGGTACTCCCCACGACGAACGTCAAATTTATAGAGCCGTCCATCGATAGGCGAGCGAAGAGTAAATAGTCTTAATTCACGGCGCTTCAATTCCACTTCAGCTTCTGCCGTGGCAATCTGCTTGCGCAGTAACTCGGATTCCAGCATCTTCTGGCTAAACTCGAATTCGGCAAGGGCGCCGTTCTCTGATAATGGTCGCTTCCGTTTGAGATCATCGAGAATCAGGTTGAGTCGAGCCTTCGCTTCCTCCACGCGTGCAATGGCAAGCTGAAGCGCCTGGGCAGCCACGTCATTCTCCATTTCGCACAGAGGCTGTCCGGCTGATACATCCTGTCCTTCTTCCACGAATGTCCTGATTACCCGCCCTGCCTGGACTGGGCCGACAAACACCTCCCGTCCCAGCGGCTCGATCCGGCCATAGACCCTGATCGGTGCATCGGCAAGGGATGGTGTCCGAGCTGGCTCAGGCGGCGATGCGCTTTTGAGAAGTGACAGACGCACATAGTTGAGCCCCAATACGGCCACAAGTATGACTAACAAAACAATGATGATAGTACGCGTTCTCATTCTTTCAATACCTCTTCCTCTAATTTGATTTGTTCCCGGGTAT is a window of Gammaproteobacteria bacterium DNA encoding:
- a CDS encoding biotin/lipoyl-binding protein; protein product: MRTRTIIIVLLVILVAVLGLNYVRLSLLKSASPPEPARTPSLADAPIRVYGRIEPLGREVFVGPVQAGRVIRTFVEEGQDVSAGQPLCEMENDVAAQALQLAIARVEEAKARLNLILDDLKRKRPLSENGALAEFEFSQKMLESELLRKQIATAEAEVELKRRELRLFTLRSPIDGRLYKFDVRRGEYLTPQDAQRIVLGKLQKQVRLFIESFWVGKVAVGDIFVVKDAENYHDLGRGKVVYVSEYVGARDFRTEDPRERLDTKYVQA